Within Camarhynchus parvulus unplaced genomic scaffold, STF_HiC, whole genome shotgun sequence, the genomic segment AAGTTGAACCTCCCTCCGTTTCAATTGTAATCCCCGTGTCGTCCTCCCACATGCTTCAGTCCCCTCACCATCATGGGTCTCTCTGCTATACCCATTCCAGCCTAGTGATGTCTTTCTGGGCCAAAAACCTGGCCACAATATTCCCAACATGGTGCACAAGATTAGAAATAAAGGTCAGTAATCACTTTGCTGCAGTTCCTGCCTGTTGGTacagctgggggtgctgctaGTGTTCCTCATttccagggcacactgctggctcatgttctgCCTGCTGTTCACCAGCATCTCGAGGGTCTGTCCCATGTTTCTGAAGTCCTGGTTTTATCTGTGTTCACTGATTacatttctttgctttaaatGCCAATGTGAAAAGAAGTGTGAGCACCAGTATTGATGTGCAAGGGCCTGGGGAGAGCCCTAGGTCCAAGGGGCCCAGTGAACAAATGTCTCATTGTTCTATTGTCTGTGTTCAGCTGGAACCCTGTTTGGGTTAAAAGCAGCCTTTGCCAGGGTGGGTCTGACCAGGAGTCTGGCCTGatcccagcttttcctgctttggAAGGTGGTGGCCTTGAAGTTCATCCCCAAGGTGGGGCGGTCTGAGAAGGAGCTGAAGAACCTGCAGCGGGAAATTGAGATTGTGAGAGACCTTCATCACCCCAACATCATCCAGATGCTTGACAGCTTTGAGACTGCCAAGGAGGTGAAGGGGATTACTCCAGGCAAAGGCTTTTGCTTGACTGGGGCAGGGGAACAAGGGCTGTCTCCTGCTGTTGTAGGGACATCTTTCTCAGGAGATGCTGGTGACTTCATCCCAGGGTCTGGTTAGTGTTTTCAGAGCCCTTTAGTATGTGCCATGTGGGGAGCCAACACCTGTATGGGCTGCACTAGGTCATATGCAGAGGTGAAGGAGCTGACCAGGGGCTGTGTGATGCAGGGGGTGTGGTTTGAGATCACAGGATAAGGGTCACTCTTCACTCATCAGTCTCTTCAGAGACTGGCTTTTCACTGATTTAAACTCTCATGGATATAATATGATAAGAGAGGATTGAAGACTGTTCTGTGGCACGTGGGAACATGAAATAAAGTCATTGGACAGCAGATTCAAAACAAGCTCAAGGGGGTGATTCTACCCACTGGGCTTGGCAGTACCATTCTGGGCTTGTCCTGTCCTTCCCTCTTCTCTTGTTTTTGCTGGCTGTCTGAGATATGGACAGCTACAAGACCTCTGCCAAGTGCCAGGTCCTTGCTGCAGTGCAGCCATGGGAGCTCTCTTCCATTCCAAGTCCCAGCCCAAGCTGATGGACTTTGCATGATGGCACCCCAACACCTCCCTCAAATTTCTTACCTTGCTCTATTCTGGTCCCCAGGGCCTGATCTCACCATGTTGTTCTTCCCTCCAGGTGGTGGTAGTGACTGACTACGCAGAGGGAGAGCTCTTCCAGATCTTGGAGGATGATGGGAGCTTGCCTGAGAGCCAGGTGTCTATCATTGCAGTGACCATGCAGTGTTTGCTGCAGGCTAGAGGAAACAGGACCTGTgtgcctgcaggcagagggtCTGAGCTGTGAGCCAGATGTCAGGAGGGTGAGGGTGCCTCTGGGACTTTACCTGGCAGAGCTTCTGAAAAGGATGGAGAGGGGGCCAGGTTGGCATTGTGGGACAGTGGGGTCCTGCAGAGACCTCAGTTTCTCTGTTCCCTTTACAAAGGCCACAGCGCTAGACTGCCTTGGCTATTGACCCACTCCTAGAAACTGCTGGCCCACAGCTGGGGTTGGTCCCTGCTCCAAAAAGTAGAAGTAGTGTGGGAGCCAGGCTGTAAGAGACCTAGCCCCCGTGGTTGTGCCAGTGGGTGGCACCATGGGACACAGGGTGAGGCTTCTGTGTCTCTGGCAGGTCCAGGCCATAGCTGCCCAACTCATCTCTGCTCTCTATTACCTGCACTCCCACCGCATCCTGCACCGAGACATGAAACCCCAGAACATCCTGCTGGGCAAAGATGGTGTTGTCAAGCTCTGTGACTTTGGGTGAGTGCTGGGGGTCAGCCTGAGGGGAATGCTGGGCATTGGAGCAGCCAAGGGATTTCCTGGATGCTGTAGAGGAGGAGTGGGGGAGTGTGGAAGGGGGCCTGGATTCTGTGCATATTTAGAGGTTAACCTGAGAGGGGAGATTTTGTTCTCCAGAGAAGGATAAACTCATAGGgagctccctgggagctgcaacAGATGTTTCAGCCTGGACTTGAGATCTGTGCTTTACTCTGAGCAGGTTTGCCCGTGCCATGAGCATCCACACCATGGTGCTGACGTCCATCAAGGGCACCCCACTGTACATGTCCCCTGAGCTAGTGGAAGAGCGGCCGTATGACCACACAGCAGACCTGTGGTCTGTGGGCTGCATCCTGTACGAGCTGTTTGTGGGCACTCCTCCCTTCTACACCAACAGCATCTTCCACCTTGTCAGCCTCATTATCAAGGACCCTGTCAAATGGCCCGTAACCATGAGCCCAGTGTTCAAGGTAAGGGCTGAGGCCCCTGTCTGCAGGGTGAGATCTGTTAATGCAGTTTTGGCCTCGTCTGCTGCCCTGGTGGGTCACTCTTAGCTTTTATGTCCCCTAGCAGGGACTTcagaacacagaaaagcaaagagagcTGGACTTCCTGGAAGGGGAATCCTTAGCACTGTTATCAAATGTCTGCTGTCCATAAGCTGGGAAACTGGGTCCAACAGCAGAGGAGTGATTTATTGGGTTGTGAAGGGAAATGCCTTGCCATCTGCCCTAAGCACTAGAGGTACTCCTTTCCCAGAGCTAGGCAGGAAAGGCAGGCCTCCTGGGTGCCCTCCCTGAGGGATACTGGTGGGTACACTATGCGCACTGGTGGGTGCTGAACATGTATCCAtgatcctgctgctctgcaggacttCCTTCAGGGATTACTGATGAAGGACCCCCAGGAGCGCCTgtcctggccagagctgcttTCTCACCCCTTCATTGCTGGACGGGTTACTGGTGAGTACTTACTCCTTTTCCAAAACTGTCCAGGTCTGTTTCCTTCTACTACTGTCTGGAGACTGGGAGGGACCTCCCTGCCCTGCTATTTTTACTATCCTGGTCTATGCCTCTCTCCTCTCAGCTTTTTCCAAGCACTGACTCCTAGCTCCTGGtcctggtcttcctctgggtCCCTTGGGATTCCCCTGGGATCTCAAGAGAGATCACTCTCTCTGTGTCCCAcaagagagctgctgctcaagTTCTCCTCTTGCCTCCCCAGTGATTGATGACACAGAAGAGCATGGGATTTCAAACCCCTTCACCATCAAGCTgtctccagagctgcaggccCTGAAGGAGCAGCAAGTCCATTCCGTggcccccaggagcagctcatcCAGGATCTTGAGAAaggcacagcagaagatggttgaagagacacagaaaaaggTGGAGAAAAGTCTGAGGTTCCCCTGGCTATGTCTCACAGTCAAGGCAAAGGAAGGACACTGAAGCGGGCCTGGGGGAAAACACAGGAGTACATGGGTCAGGCTGGGGTGTCAGCAACACACAAGGCAGGATGTGGGGTGCTCATGGTAGTGGGGTCTAGGGGACTCATCTGCCTGAGAACTTCCCTGACCAAACTTCTCTGCCATCACCAGGGGCAACTGAAGGCAGGTGATCCATCTGTGAAGGATTCTGTCAATGGACATCCCACACTTAGACCTAGAACAGCATCAGGGAAGGCAGCTCCTGAGGAGAGGGAGCCATTGGCTGCCTCCAATGAGAAGAATCCGTATCTCCAGCAAggaaagagcagcacagcagagtggGAGTTTGAGGAGTCTCCTCCCATCCCAGGGTGAGGGAGgcagaggctggggcaggaggaagaggggaaggaaaggtcTTTTACTGACTGTACTGTTTCCTTggccaggcagcacagcctctctCAAGACTATGAGTGGGAGTTTCTTGGAGCAGGTTCTCCTCCacagcctggtgctggcaggacagagccctgcagcaggcacagcattGTGGACCTGGAGACTGAGGTAAGATGGTGTCTTCAGTGAGGACAGCAGGGTCCAGTTGGCAGGGGCTGGTACAGAGACCCTGGGACTGGTAGGGTCTGTGGCACCAGTCCTCTCTCTTCTGTGGCTAGGAGCTGGAGAGTGATGAGGAGTGGCAGCAGCTGATTGAGGACACTGAGGCCTCAGGCATGCAGCTGAGCATGCCTCTGGGCCTGCTGAGGGACCCAGCTTTCCAGCACCGTGTCCGGGACCGCCTGGCAGACTCTGCTCAGCAGGTAAGGAATGGCTGGCCCAGGCAACTAAGGCTGGAGACTTGGATGCTGCCTTCTTTGTCAGGATTAGGTTGGAAACATATGGAGAATCCTCAGTCCAGCCAGCAAAAAGATCCTCTGCTTCTCCAGGAGTTGGAACTGTCTTGTGCACTTGGCTTGccatctgctcctctgctgtcccctTCCTGAATGGGTTGAAGGGCTGCTCCATGGCTGGTGGAGGCACCAGAACTGCTGCTCATTATAAGCTCTTCTGCCTTCTCTGTGTCCAGGTGCTGGAAGGGATGCTGGAGGGAGCCTCCCATCTTCGTTCTGTGCTTCGTGTTATTGGCAACCTCCTGTCTACCCAGTgtgatgctgagctgctggacCACTTCTGCCAAGAGCTGAAtgtgcctctgtccctgctgtgtctaGCCAAGCAGATCCTGGAAAGTGCTGTCACCAAGCAGGTGGGTGTAGAACCCCAGGGAAATATGGGtgccttccagccctgcagagtgcTGGTGCTGAGGAGGCCCTGGTGTCCTGCTGGATCTGGCTCACAGGTTCCTCTTCCAGGCACCCTTGGGAAGGGGGAGATTCTGGTGGGGAAGGATCCTGTTGTAGTGGTGTGGGGATGGCCAGTAGACAATCCCCATTTGTGGTTTCTTTCTGGattctgcagcagccctggtgtATCGCTGTGCTGACAGACCTCCTCATGGTGACCAAAGTTTATTTCAGCAGTGAATGTAGCCTGGAGGAGAGTGGGCAAAAGGACAGGTAGGGACAACCTTCTGTTCCCTGAGGTCTTGTGTGGTCACTTTGGGGACCTGGCAGTAGGTGCAAGGGTGGTGGTCATACTCTGCAGCTGGAGTTG encodes:
- the LOC115916568 gene encoding serine/threonine-protein kinase 36-like codes for the protein MPPRGRRGARGRGLAAPRRPPCLGSSAAPSRVMENYHVLEVIGEGSFGRVYKGRRRHSAQVVALKFIPKVGRSEKELKNLQREIEIVRDLHHPNIIQMLDSFETAKEVVVVTDYAEGELFQILEDDGSLPESQVQAIAAQLISALYYLHSHRILHRDMKPQNILLGKDGVVKLCDFGFARAMSIHTMVLTSIKGTPLYMSPELVEERPYDHTADLWSVGCILYELFVGTPPFYTNSIFHLVSLIIKDPVKWPVTMSPVFKDFLQGLLMKDPQERLSWPELLSHPFIAGRVTVIDDTEEHGISNPFTIKLSPELQALKEQQVHSVAPRSSSSRILRKAQQKMVEETQKKGQLKAGDPSVKDSVNGHPTLRPRTASGKAAPEEREPLAASNEKNPYLQQGKSSTAEWEFEESPPIPGQHSLSQDYEWEFLGAGSPPQPGAGRTEPCSRHSIVDLETEELESDEEWQQLIEDTEASGMQLSMPLGLLRDPAFQHRVRDRLADSAQQVLEGMLEGASHLRSVLRVIGNLLSTQCDAELLDHFCQELNVPLSLLCLAKQILESAVTKQQPWCIAVLTDLLMVTKVYFSSECSLEESGQKDSLQQSADCFLALLPELLAVPVDSEMRLCQQSLLCFTQLCESLDTTDPSISAHFYTRLQEDHQPLLNRLLQGSISEQPALRGAAVEGKSAHDQNPCVADLFLAALAAACSITLEKNSCWEAKQQVAHAVAEKLMEGESQQLARLLGRLEDPGCSLNVLKILYAGCHAYPNLCQHLGRSQPLWGSLMQLLKGEVPVVEVTQEAACEASLYLLALLTLQLQASPPRCEEMVALAVDLITQSPVVSLVGAAAFLLAQLSQHGVALELKREKILPVVANALTAPAELQLPLPMGAGLYDGLFFLLLKLLEQEDVVLEQGFASSELWSLVWHCVAVVLHVGTTSAVLEGDPPPGAGHPTAEPDWNLLSPQ